The proteins below come from a single Plasmodium sp. gorilla clade G2 genome assembly, chromosome: 13 genomic window:
- a CDS encoding vacuolar ATP synthase subunit h, putative: MANDSGISVITKIVESEQKNQILHDSILNKMPCYDKYEEIKILSVEEVELLKKFHDFSKKEKYEYFKENDTIVSILFNCLQTDFNLHLMQYVLTIFYEIIRNDGSSYSYILGILHDKDMYGYLMKLCTHSDTYIADKSSFLLSGSFCYNNNYFTEVQIKEFIIKIDFFNVSEEGKMDIYINILKIDNYRKDIYELEQFSTIIKKNLELSNNNANKQYKSVFCIWLLTFKDCFIKQLYKNNIITIVINLFKKCRVEKILRVSLNIIKNIMHIDDCFEIIVDNNIIQTMTVLQYDKWRDNDIYDTIVQLLNKLDQRVKNYSNFERYCHELSNGKLKWSVLHTEKFWLENVMQFEKDEFKAIQQLADIIKLYAHNIIQKSETGESKEEIDAVTVAVACFDIGEFARLYPNGKKICQKFKIKENVMILIATKDRDIVREALLCAQKIMLNNWQSISNSK; this comes from the exons ATGGCAAATGATAGTGGTATTAGTGTAATAACGAAAATTGTGGAGTCTGAACAAAAGAATcaa ATATTACATGATTCTATTTTGAATAAGATGCCTTgttatgataaatatgaagAGATCAAAATTTTATCAGTTGAAGAAgtagaattattaaaaaagttTCATGATTTTagtaaaaaggaaaaatatgaatattttaaagaaaacGATACAATtgtatctatattatttaattgtttACAAACAGATTTCAATCTTCATTTAATGCAATATGTATTAacaatattttatgaaataataagaaatgaTGGAAGTTCTTATAGTTATATATTAGGTATATTACATGATAAAGACATGTATGGGTATTTAATGAAATTATGTACACATAGTGATACGTATATAGCTGATAAGAGTTCCTTTTTATTGTCCGGAAGtttttgttataataataattattttactgaagtacaaataaaagaatttattataaaaattgatTTCTTTAATGTTAGTGAAGAAGGaaaaatggatatatatataaatatattaaaaattgataattatagaaaagatatatatgaattagaACAATTTTCaactattataaaaaaaaatttagagctatctaataataatgctaataaacaatataaatcTGTATTTTGTATATGGCTACTAACTTTTAAAGATTGTTTTATtaaacaattatataaaaataatattattactatagtAATAAatctatttaaaaaatgtagagTGGAAAAAATTTTAAGAGTTTCacttaatataataaaaaatattatgcatATTGATGATTGTTTCGAAATAAtagttgataataatattattcaaacAATGACAGTATTGCAGTATGATAAGTGGAGAGacaatgatatatatgatacaaTAGTTCAGCTTCTCAACAAGTTAGACCAAAGGGTCAAAAATTatag TAATTTTGAACGATACTGTCACGAATTATCCAACGGAAAATTGAAGTGGTCCGTTTTACACACAGAAAAGTTTTGGCTAGAAAATGTCATGCAATTTGAGAAAGATGAATTTAAGGCAATTCAGCAATTAgctgatataataaaattatatgctcataatattattcagaAAAGTGAAACAGGTGAAAGCAAAGAAGAGATAGACGCAGTAACTGTTGCTGTTGCTTGTTTTGATATTGGTGAATTTGCTAGGTTATATCCTAATGGTAAGAAAATATGTcagaaatttaaaataaaagaaaatgttaTGATTTTAATAGCTACAAAAGATAGAGATATTGTTAGAGAAGCTTTATTATGTGcacaaaaaattatgttgAATAATTGGCAGAGTATATCAAATtcgaaataa